The Cellulophaga sp. RHA19 genome includes the window CTGTGATGCTCAAAGACCAGACAAAAGAGCTATAGCCAAATGCATAACAGAAATTTCTGCAACAGATAACTCCTTAGCCAATGAGCTAACAGAAATTCTTTTAGAAGGCGATGCTGTAGACATAGAAATAGAAGATAAAAATACAGGCTCTGCCCTAAGAGCATTGCGTAAATTAGATATAGATTACGAGATTGTAGAGTAATAAAAATATTAGACACTAAAAAAAGCCATTGCAAACCATTGTAATGGTTTTTTTTATGTTTTAAACTATGGTTTAGTAGTTTTTTATAAGTAAAAATTACAATTAAGAGTCTAAGACTCCCAACTATAAAGTATTTGTACCCATTTATACATTAGTAGTCTTGTTTTATATAAAATAGAATTACATTACTTACCTAAAAATATAATGTATCTGCGTTTGTAATTACAGTTGTTATTAAGTTAAATAACAGTAGTTAATATTAACTAGTGTAGATTTATTTTTTTGTGAGCTTTTACGGAAAAGCGTAAAAAAAGCATATTGTTTTTTAGGATATTTACAAGTAAGAATTTACAGTAAATAAGTATATTTAAACTTTAGTTTAAATATACTCAAATTATATTTTTTGATGTACTCCAAACTCCAATCAAATGAAAACAATACCTACAAGAACCAATTTAAGTAGCTTAAACAACCAGCAACGTAAAGCTGTATTATCAGCCGAAAAACGGATACTTGTACTTGCAGGTGCAGGCTCGGGTAAAACTAAAACATTACTTAATAAAATAGACTACTTAATAAATGATGAGCAGGCAGATTCCGATAGTATTCTGGCTATAACATTTACCAAAAATGCGGCAAACGAAATGGTAGATCGTATGATTTTATCTGCTGATAAAACGGGATTCTATAAAAAAGTAATGGAAACTAAAGGTGTTACTCAAAAAGACTTGGCGATAGAGCGTAAAAATATGCTTGAAAAATACCCGTGGTTAAATAGAATTACCATTAAAACGTTTCATAGTCTATGTTATCAAATTATGCGGGAAGATGGAGTTAATGTTTTTGATAATCAATTTAAATTGGTACCTAAATATATAGATGATTCTTCAGAATATAAAGGGTTAAGTGCTACTGAAACAGAACAAGAAATAATACAGAAAGTAGCTATAAAGTTATCAGAAAACAGGAATTATTTAATCGCTTTAAAACGCTACATTATTGATTATTATGTAGATTATATTAGGGAAGATGAAGGTGGGGCAGAGTTTAGACCAAAAGGTAAACTATTTACAACACTAAAGGGTGAAAAGGTAAGGTCTAAATCTGAACAATTTATAGCCGATTGGTTTTTCCGTAATAATATAGATTACAAATACGAACGTAAAGAACGTATTTCTAAAACGGCTTTTCATCCCGATTTTTTTATTCCATCGGCAAACGTGTATTTAGAGCATGTTAGTAATTTAAGTCATCCCACATTTTGGAAAGAAGAAGAACTCAAAAAAGGCGGAATCACATGTATAAAAACCTATGATAAAGCCACTCAAAATTCAGCAGTATTCAATAAAGTATTAGATACGGTTATAAAGGGACGATTAACTGAAGGTTTAGACTCAGCTACAGTTTTACATTATCACGAAGAATTTTCTGGATTTAAAAAAGAGCTAAAAAAGTTTTACAGATCTGTATTTGATGTAAAAGGCGCTATTGAAAATGCAAATAAAACTATTGAAACCGTTGGTTTAGAAGCCAAAAAGAGTGAATATGAGCGTGTACGCCTTTTTTATAAAGTAGCGTTGCCGATTATAAGAGACTATGATGTGTATTGTACAAACCGATCTTATTTAGGCTTTGACGGATTGGTTGAATACTCTTTAAAACTATTCAAAGAACACCCAGAAACAAGAGGTAGATACCAAAAGAAATATAAATACATTTTGGTTGATGAGTTTCAAGATGTAAATAACAAACAAGTAGAGTTTTTGAAATATTTAATAAATGATAATTCTCAACTTTTTTGTGTTGGTGATGATTGGCAAAGTATTTATGGTTTTAGAGGTTCAGTAGTAGATTATATTGTAAACTTTAAAGACCATTTTGATAATTCGGAACTCATTAAACTGAACTTAAACTATAGAAGTACCGACCGTATTGTTAAGGCTTCGAACGAAATTATAAAAAAGAATAAGTTTCAAATAGCAAAAGATATTTCAGCTGTAAAAAAAGGAGGTGCTAAAATAGAGGTTAATTATGCAGAGGTAGATGGGGAGACTGAAAATTTTATTTATGGCAAAATTCAACAACATATAGCAGAAGGTATTAGTCCAGATAAAATACTAATTCTATACAGGCGTACAGCAATGAAAGCCAATGTAGAGGAGAAGCTGAAGAAAAGCGGTGTATATGTGCAATTTAAAACGATACATGGAGCAAAAGGTCTAGAGGCAGAGGTTGTATTTGTTTTAGGTTTAAACTCGGCTCGTGGAGGTTTTCCAGATCCATGGATGCAGGATAAAATTTACCACGTTATTAAAAAAACAGAATACAATACCTTACTAGAAGAGGAAAGAAGGCTGTTTTATGTGGCACTTACTCGGGCTAAAACACAGCTTTATTTAATGTCGCAAAAAGGTAATGTGTCTGAGTTTATAAAGGACATCCCAAATGAACTGATGCTTATTAATGAAGATGAAGCTTCTGTTCCAGAATTTGAATTAACAGTATGTAAGAAATGTAATTCTAAAATAGAAGATCATTTTAAATTTTGTGCAGAGTGTGGAAGCGCTATAACTGTTAAGGAACCTATAATCTACAAGGAAGATAAGTTGTTTGATGTTATTAAGCGAAAAGTGAAAGCATTGCCTTTAAAATATCCTGACGGTAAAGATGAAATTGTTACTAAGGCTAGGTTAAAAAATACAAGAGCTTATGAGCCGTGGAGCATTGCGGAAGATAAATTGTTGTGTGATTGTATTGATGAATTTAGTAACAGTGATTTATGTGTTTTGTTCGGTAGAAGTTTAGGTGGTATTAAATCGAGGTTGATAGAGTTGAATTTAGAAAAACAAAAGAATTACAAGACCTTTAGGTAACTATTCTTTTAAAGATAAAATAACAAACCTGTTTCTTTTATTAAAGTTAAAAAGGATATAATAAACGAGTTACTTTCTATAAAAAAAATAAGTATCATCTATGATTAGCTATAAAGAATATGAAAAGGTAGTTTTTGAATGGTTAATTCAAAAACACAAAAAAGATTCTGATTTTACGTTTTCTTTAAGGAAAAAAGGTTCTAAGGGGGCAGAGCAAGACTATTTTATTGGTAGGGAAAAATCAAAATATTTTGGTATGACTTTTTGGAATATACCAACAGGTGGTTACCCAGGGTCAACGGGTGGTTGCATAACTCTTATTTTTAGTTACTCAAAGGATACATATAGTTACAGATTTGAGTTTGTACAGAGTAAAAATTACAACGACCTTCAAAATAAATCTATCATAAAACTTTTGCTCAAAGTAAAAAAATCTATTGAAAGTTCCATAGGTTTTTCCTATATAAGTCCCGTTGAAAATAAAAAACTAATACTTCATACAAAGCAAATAAAAAGTAGTTATATATCCTTAGAAACTATGTTGGTTGATGTAGACAAAGAATTAAATATTTTAATTCCTGCTGTAAATAATGCGATTGCAGAAATTAAATTAGATAATCCAGAATTTATAGGTTACAGGTTTACAATAAATGAATTTAATAAAATGCTAAACAAGCTTAAAAAGCGTCTTAAAACTGCACCAACAAAGCATTCTAAAACTGATCAATCAACTTTAATAAGGGAAAAATATTCTAATTGGTTAAAAGGAAATGAAAAGAGTAATAAAGTTAATTCTTACTTAAGATCCATTGAAATTTTAAATGAAATTTTAGCCAAAGATATTTATTTAGAAAA containing:
- a CDS encoding UvrD-helicase domain-containing protein, which codes for MKTIPTRTNLSSLNNQQRKAVLSAEKRILVLAGAGSGKTKTLLNKIDYLINDEQADSDSILAITFTKNAANEMVDRMILSADKTGFYKKVMETKGVTQKDLAIERKNMLEKYPWLNRITIKTFHSLCYQIMREDGVNVFDNQFKLVPKYIDDSSEYKGLSATETEQEIIQKVAIKLSENRNYLIALKRYIIDYYVDYIREDEGGAEFRPKGKLFTTLKGEKVRSKSEQFIADWFFRNNIDYKYERKERISKTAFHPDFFIPSANVYLEHVSNLSHPTFWKEEELKKGGITCIKTYDKATQNSAVFNKVLDTVIKGRLTEGLDSATVLHYHEEFSGFKKELKKFYRSVFDVKGAIENANKTIETVGLEAKKSEYERVRLFYKVALPIIRDYDVYCTNRSYLGFDGLVEYSLKLFKEHPETRGRYQKKYKYILVDEFQDVNNKQVEFLKYLINDNSQLFCVGDDWQSIYGFRGSVVDYIVNFKDHFDNSELIKLNLNYRSTDRIVKASNEIIKKNKFQIAKDISAVKKGGAKIEVNYAEVDGETENFIYGKIQQHIAEGISPDKILILYRRTAMKANVEEKLKKSGVYVQFKTIHGAKGLEAEVVFVLGLNSARGGFPDPWMQDKIYHVIKKTEYNTLLEEERRLFYVALTRAKTQLYLMSQKGNVSEFIKDIPNELMLINEDEASVPEFELTVCKKCNSKIEDHFKFCAECGSAITVKEPIIYKEDKLFDVIKRKVKALPLKYPDGKDEIVTKARLKNTRAYEPWSIAEDKLLCDCIDEFSNSDLCVLFGRSLGGIKSRLIELNLEKQKNYKTFR